The DNA window GCTGTCCACCTGCTCCGCTTGCGCGATAGGTGTCAATTTTCAGATCCTCGGCGCGGATTTCAATTTCAACGTCTCCGGCTTCGGGAAGAACCGCGACCGTGGACGTTGACGTATGAATACGTCCGCTTGCCTCCGTTTCAGGCACACGCTGGACACGGTGAACGCCGCTTTCAAATTTCAGGCTGCTGAACGCGCCCTTTCCGTCAACGCGGAAGATAATTTCTTTATATCCGCCTATACCGGTTTCGTTTGAAGAAATTATTTCAACAGTCCAGCCCTGGCGTTCGGCGTAGCGCACGTACATACGGTAAAGGTCGGCTGCAAAGAGAGCAGCCTCGTCGCCGCCCGCGCCTCCGCGTATTTCTATTATGACGCTCTTGTCATCGTTTATGTCTTTCGGAAGAATCAGGACCTGAATTTCATGTTCAAGCTTCGGTATCTGCTGCTCAAGCGTTTCACATTCCTCTTTCGCAAGTTCTTTCATTTCCTCGTCATCGCCGGAAAGCATTTCCCGCGCTTCGTCGAGCGACTGTTTTGCCTTTTCGTAGCGCATAAAGGCTTCCATAACCGGCTCAAGCTCGGAATGTTTTTTTGCAAGCTGCTGAAGTTCCTCCTGATTGTTCACAACTTCAGGATCAGCCATTTTTGTCTCAATTTCTTTGTAACTCTTTTCTATTTCTTCAAGCTTTGCGCGAAGATCCATTTGCTACACCTGCATTTCGTCAGTTTTTTCTTTATTTG is part of the Candidatus Equadaptatus faecalis genome and encodes:
- the prfA gene encoding peptide chain release factor 1, with the translated sequence MDLRAKLEEIEKSYKEIETKMADPEVVNNQEELQQLAKKHSELEPVMEAFMRYEKAKQSLDEAREMLSGDDEEMKELAKEECETLEQQIPKLEHEIQVLILPKDINDDKSVIIEIRGGAGGDEAALFAADLYRMYVRYAERQGWTVEIISSNETGIGGYKEIIFRVDGKGAFSSLKFESGVHRVQRVPETEASGRIHTSTSTVAVLPEAGDVEIEIRAEDLKIDTYRASGAGGQHVNMTDSAVRITHIPTGIVTTCQDQRSQIKNRAKAMQYLRTKLYDLEMQKQNNARADERKGQVGTGDRSERIRTYNFPQNRLSDHRINLTLYKLDQILDGDLYELIRVLSEADQAEKLKALAV